A region from the Candidatus Zixiibacteriota bacterium genome encodes:
- a CDS encoding polysaccharide deacetylase family protein yields the protein MDSFDFVKRYHWNYRPKTPRRPSWFTAWPGGARIAVTFNIMHEWESKPGPHTMARRPMPPDSVYSDDFMALGAREYGANFGFWRLLDVLDKHGAKATVIASGLMAELFPESLAEARRRGHEIATHHWDQTVHPTAYKTKEQEREAIVRSIAAIEKATGERPAGYMSPGPRPGPFTLELCAELGFKWNGDYCDSDIPYTIDVNGTRLVSLGYVRPAHSDNDIAPLGLAGALQQLKDDFDAHYEEARLHPMKFRYSMHNFTGGRPGLASVFDKFLQYVKGFPGVWFARCIDMADYWLEQEALHGAAPKRTHQAA from the coding sequence ATGGATTCCTTCGATTTCGTCAAGAGGTACCACTGGAATTACCGGCCGAAGACTCCCCGGCGGCCGTCCTGGTTCACGGCCTGGCCGGGCGGCGCGCGCATCGCCGTCACCTTCAACATCATGCACGAGTGGGAATCCAAGCCGGGGCCGCACACCATGGCGCGGCGACCGATGCCTCCGGATTCGGTTTACAGCGACGACTTCATGGCGTTGGGCGCGCGCGAGTACGGCGCCAACTTCGGCTTCTGGCGGCTGCTCGACGTCCTGGACAAGCACGGGGCGAAGGCGACCGTGATCGCCAGCGGGCTGATGGCCGAGCTTTTTCCCGAATCGCTGGCCGAGGCCAGGCGGCGCGGCCACGAGATCGCCACGCACCACTGGGATCAGACCGTGCATCCCACCGCCTATAAGACCAAGGAGCAGGAGCGCGAGGCGATCGTCAGATCGATCGCCGCCATCGAGAAGGCGACCGGCGAACGACCGGCCGGCTACATGTCGCCCGGGCCGCGCCCCGGGCCGTTTACGCTGGAGCTGTGCGCCGAGCTCGGCTTCAAATGGAACGGCGACTACTGCGACTCCGACATCCCGTATACCATCGACGTCAACGGCACCAGGCTGGTTTCGCTGGGCTATGTGCGGCCCGCGCACAGCGACAACGACATCGCTCCGCTCGGCCTGGCCGGCGCCCTGCAGCAGCTCAAGGACGACTTCGACGCCCACTACGAAGAAGCCCGGCTTCACCCGATGAAGTTTCGCTACTCGATGCACAACTTCACGGGCGGGCGCCCCGGGTTGGCCAGCGTTTTCGACAAGTTCCTGCAGTACGTCAAGGGCTTCCCGGGCGTCTGGTTCGCTCGCTGCATCGATATGGCCGATTACTGGCTGGAGCAGGAGGCCCTGCACGGAGCGGCGCCGAAACGAACGCACCAGGCCGCCTAG
- a CDS encoding molybdopterin-dependent oxidoreductase, with the protein MARLKLELEGLAPKDSTLPAVTDFRSSRVRRDPWDWDRVVKGSHLTNCWYQQACNFNLYVKDGVVLREEQAANYPPQNDPRVPDFNPRGCQKGACYVHRMYDPTRIKFPLKRVGKRGEGKWKRISWDEALTEVADAIIDTAVKEGPEAIVQCGGTRVSNVGSEGTGPNAFFIALGAPLSNVTADNGDDHQGVAITLGKVIVGDSADNWFYSDMILIWGGNPVYTNMPNYHFIAEARYNGTRVVTISPDYSPSAVHADLWVPVNIGSDAALALAMSQVILKEKLYREDFVREQTDMPLLVNEATGRYLREKDLKSGGREDVFYFWDRASGRLAEAPRKSLALDGLVPALEGSFQVATLHGTATVKPVMEVLRAHLDRNYTPEQAATITGVSARMIEELAREIAAARGVVNISTANWGKFYHGDLIERAILLVFALCGHMGRKGATFSAFPMMGLDTSIGGLEKRGDQIILSAAGGDPRFAQWREEGFTDEMILYEYVHQAFASGGITPTSLMYYIHGGVLDFCAEHPEWDPHLKRPIKEYVREAFDKKWQFLSPGPQTAPRVMFALGGNFLRRSRATNLLIEKFLPKLRLLISIDWRWNATAMYADLVLPACSWYEKTSTFLMGMPVQPFVHVVNQATPPLYDSMSEWKMFCLLARKIEERAAERGVEGYKSASGAEFRFAGLEDRVTFGGLYNEDDEEGIARDAFLNASNVEQMDWEEFKERGIAAYTGVGTGMRSIGNTCDIVPGETVVPLTWHTERKDPYPTLTRRIQFLIDHEWFRELGEDLPVHKDPPAAGGDYPLKITGGHHRWSIHSDQIDESLLLQLQRGGPLIFLSAKDARARGIEDGDTVEVANDVASFRVQAGVSPAVRPGQVIIYHAWENYQFDGWRHFKSVMPSPMNPIELAGDYFQIRPITMSNYPGFSDRGTRVEVRKV; encoded by the coding sequence ATGGCCCGCCTCAAGCTGGAACTGGAAGGACTGGCGCCGAAAGACTCCACCCTTCCAGCCGTTACGGATTTCCGTTCGAGCAGGGTCCGGCGCGATCCGTGGGATTGGGACCGGGTGGTCAAAGGTTCGCATCTCACCAACTGCTGGTATCAACAGGCCTGCAACTTCAACCTCTACGTCAAAGATGGCGTCGTTCTGCGCGAAGAGCAGGCGGCCAACTATCCCCCGCAAAACGATCCTCGGGTGCCCGATTTCAATCCGCGGGGATGCCAGAAAGGCGCCTGTTACGTTCACCGGATGTACGATCCGACGAGGATCAAGTTTCCTCTGAAGCGGGTGGGGAAGCGCGGCGAGGGCAAATGGAAAAGGATCAGCTGGGACGAGGCGCTGACGGAGGTCGCCGACGCCATCATCGATACCGCCGTGAAGGAAGGGCCGGAGGCGATCGTGCAGTGCGGCGGCACGCGAGTGTCCAACGTGGGGAGCGAGGGGACGGGCCCCAACGCCTTCTTCATCGCGCTCGGCGCGCCGCTATCCAACGTAACCGCCGACAACGGCGACGATCACCAGGGCGTGGCGATCACGCTCGGGAAGGTGATCGTCGGGGACTCGGCGGACAACTGGTTCTACTCGGACATGATCCTCATCTGGGGCGGCAATCCGGTTTATACCAACATGCCGAACTATCACTTCATCGCCGAGGCGCGCTACAACGGTACCAGGGTCGTCACGATTTCCCCCGACTACAGTCCCTCGGCCGTCCACGCGGATCTCTGGGTTCCGGTCAACATCGGCAGCGACGCGGCCCTGGCTCTCGCGATGAGCCAGGTCATCCTGAAGGAGAAGCTGTACCGCGAGGATTTCGTGCGCGAGCAGACCGACATGCCGCTCCTGGTCAACGAAGCGACGGGTAGATACCTGCGCGAAAAGGATCTGAAGAGCGGCGGCCGCGAGGATGTCTTCTATTTCTGGGACCGGGCCTCGGGCAGGCTCGCCGAGGCGCCGAGGAAAAGCCTCGCGCTCGACGGGCTCGTTCCGGCACTCGAGGGGAGCTTCCAGGTCGCGACGCTCCACGGAACGGCGACCGTCAAGCCGGTGATGGAGGTTTTGCGCGCCCATCTCGATCGCAACTACACGCCCGAACAGGCGGCGACGATCACCGGTGTGTCCGCCCGGATGATCGAGGAGCTCGCGCGGGAGATCGCCGCGGCCCGTGGCGTCGTCAACATCAGCACCGCCAACTGGGGGAAATTCTACCACGGCGATTTGATCGAGCGCGCGATTCTGCTCGTTTTCGCGCTCTGCGGCCACATGGGGCGGAAGGGGGCGACCTTCAGCGCGTTTCCGATGATGGGGCTCGACACCTCCATCGGCGGGCTGGAGAAACGCGGCGACCAGATCATCCTGTCGGCCGCGGGCGGTGATCCGCGCTTCGCCCAGTGGCGCGAAGAGGGATTTACCGACGAGATGATCCTCTACGAATACGTGCATCAGGCCTTCGCGTCGGGCGGCATCACGCCGACTTCCCTCATGTACTACATCCACGGCGGAGTGCTCGATTTTTGCGCCGAGCACCCGGAGTGGGATCCTCACCTCAAGCGGCCGATCAAGGAGTATGTCCGCGAGGCCTTCGACAAGAAATGGCAGTTTCTCTCCCCCGGACCGCAAACCGCGCCCCGGGTCATGTTCGCCTTGGGCGGGAATTTCCTCAGGCGCTCCAGGGCGACGAACCTGTTGATCGAAAAATTCCTTCCCAAGCTTCGCCTCCTGATATCGATCGACTGGCGCTGGAACGCCACCGCCATGTACGCCGACCTCGTGCTTCCCGCCTGCAGCTGGTACGAGAAGACGTCGACCTTCCTCATGGGCATGCCGGTTCAGCCTTTCGTCCACGTGGTCAACCAGGCGACCCCGCCGCTCTACGATTCGATGAGCGAGTGGAAGATGTTCTGCCTGCTGGCGAGAAAGATCGAAGAACGCGCGGCGGAAAGAGGAGTGGAAGGCTACAAGAGCGCGAGCGGAGCGGAATTTCGCTTCGCCGGGCTGGAGGACCGGGTAACCTTCGGCGGGCTTTACAACGAAGACGACGAGGAAGGCATCGCCCGCGACGCTTTCCTCAACGCCTCGAACGTCGAGCAGATGGACTGGGAAGAGTTCAAGGAACGGGGCATCGCCGCCTACACGGGGGTGGGCACCGGCATGCGCTCCATCGGCAACACCTGCGACATCGTCCCGGGAGAAACCGTCGTGCCGCTCACCTGGCACACCGAGCGCAAGGATCCCTATCCGACGCTCACGCGCCGCATCCAGTTTCTCATCGACCATGAATGGTTCCGCGAGCTGGGCGAGGATCTCCCCGTGCACAAGGATCCGCCGGCCGCCGGCGGCGACTACCCGCTGAAGATCACCGGCGGCCATCACCGCTGGAGCATCCACAGCGATCAGATCGACGAGAGTCTGCTGCTTCAGCTCCAGCGCGGCGGGCCGTTGATCTTCCTCAGCGCAAAGGACGCGCGCGCCCGGGGCATCGAGGACGGCGACACCGTGGAGGTGGCGAACGACGTCGCGTCCTTCCGCGTCCAGGCGGGGGTGTCGCCCGCGGTCAGGCCGGGCCAGGTGATCATCTACCACGCCTGGGAGAACTATCAGTTCGACGGCTGGCGCCATTTCAAGAGCGTGATGCCCTCGCCGATGAATCCGATCGAGCTCGCCGGGGACTATTTCCAGATCCGGCCGATAACGATGAGCAACTACCCGGGCTTCAGCGACCGGGGCACGCGCGTGGAGGTGCGAAAGGTCTGA
- a CDS encoding DmsC/YnfH family molybdoenzyme membrane anchor subunit: MNRIEPHQARIADLGRPFRPQREWAEGRGLLLIVAHFLTGAGAATWFFAALRGFEAGLAAGFALVAVGGLCHLLFLGRPERFWRMMANVAGSWISRGLAGMVAFLAAAAAYLLRVQFDAGETAFSRTLFVVSLLGALWIVGYKGFVWASGKGIPLWNTPLIPVLYIAYALRAGTAVLVVLESAPGAGGLQMSLEAVKLWLAISTAVLVLVYVSVMRGSGVTALRSVELLLFGRVALPFYAGAVALGLVVPISVGGFAAFAAVPSGLIVAAAVFSLLGDLSIIYCIARAGLYRPLPV; this comes from the coding sequence ATGAACCGGATCGAGCCTCATCAAGCTCGCATCGCCGACCTGGGCCGGCCCTTTCGCCCGCAGCGGGAATGGGCCGAGGGTCGGGGCCTGCTCCTTATCGTAGCCCATTTCCTCACCGGAGCGGGCGCGGCAACATGGTTCTTCGCCGCGCTGCGGGGCTTCGAGGCCGGGCTGGCGGCGGGATTCGCCCTCGTGGCGGTCGGTGGTCTCTGCCATCTGCTCTTTCTCGGTCGCCCCGAGCGCTTCTGGCGCATGATGGCCAACGTCGCCGGCTCGTGGATCAGCCGCGGTCTGGCGGGAATGGTGGCTTTTCTGGCCGCGGCCGCCGCCTACCTGCTCCGCGTGCAGTTCGATGCCGGGGAAACGGCTTTTTCCCGAACGCTTTTCGTCGTCTCGCTGCTGGGCGCGCTGTGGATCGTTGGCTACAAAGGCTTCGTTTGGGCCTCGGGCAAAGGCATCCCGCTTTGGAACACACCCCTCATCCCCGTTCTTTACATCGCCTACGCGCTGCGCGCCGGCACGGCTGTTCTGGTCGTGCTCGAGTCTGCGCCGGGAGCCGGCGGGCTGCAGATGAGTCTCGAAGCCGTCAAGCTCTGGCTGGCGATCTCCACGGCGGTGCTGGTGCTGGTTTACGTGTCGGTCATGCGCGGCAGCGGGGTCACGGCGCTTCGGTCCGTGGAGCTTCTGCTCTTCGGGCGCGTGGCGCTCCCCTTTTACGCGGGAGCGGTGGCGCTGGGCCTGGTTGTGCCGATTTCAGTCGGCGGCTTCGCCGCCTTTGCGGCCGTTCCATCCGGCCTGATCGTCGCGGCAGCGGTCTTTTCCCTCCTCGGCGATCTTTCCATCATCTACTGCATCGCCAGAGCGGGACTTTACCGGCCTCTGCCTGTCTGA
- a CDS encoding molybdopterin-dependent oxidoreductase: protein MRRDESDHEDVWIPTTCGSCYSVCALKVHRVNGTIVKIEGNPDSPTNRGRLCPRGVAGIMTLYNPDRVDVPLRRTNPRKGLDIDPGWVEISWEEALDTIAARLRKIREEDPRKLLLTGTVTTQDEVPFAKIFAMAFGTPNGWNSGAGNHCGTAEHLYGALLHASWAKQPDPDHCKYLLNFGTAAGFGSYYCVTGMAQRIADARVRGMRHVAIDPFLSPSAEKADEWIPIRPGTDGAMALAMLHVLLHELRIYDGEYLKRHTNAPYLIGEDGLYVRDSERNVPLVWDAAEARAKRFDAPEIGDFALEGEFSVGGRRARPAFALLEDHLRRFTPEWAEPITTVPAATIRRIAGEFGREARIGSTIVLDGKVLPYRPVAVTYFKGAQGHKNALLNCMALELLVEVVGASNVPGGLLGMNSCSFGHPETGEPRWIPKSDKDGLLVAGKWPNHPPPYPPREVKGAETIDLRGMIPTCPGSSGALPAVMADPGRFKVPYRIEMNLQVGSNYVMTFADPEAVAKAFQDVFQVSFALFLDEATYLSDIVLPAASYLERFSHSTDWMASNSPVGEWSYHLRQPVVETIGKRRSVCEVLLDLAERLEMREEFYAMINVVLDLKPPHALDPARRVTWEQIVDRRYRSLFGDARGLEWFKEHGLLKWPKKIEEVYWKPFSHARVPVYFEWFKRLGENVAAAAAGLGIDIDTTAFQPLPEWRPCRSHREPSPDHDLYAIYYKFPLQTFSGTYDNPWLDEACEIDRLAYRVAINAGTAAGKGIRDGDWLEIESAATGHKIRGRAAVTEGIHPEVIGIAGCGGHWSKFLRVASREGKGLCFEWLTPVGLDNVDIPSLTQDLCVKVRVQRAERAA from the coding sequence GTGCGCCGGGACGAATCCGATCACGAAGACGTCTGGATACCCACGACCTGCGGCTCCTGCTACAGCGTCTGCGCCCTCAAGGTCCATCGGGTGAACGGCACGATCGTGAAGATCGAAGGCAACCCCGATTCGCCGACCAACCGGGGCCGCCTCTGTCCTCGCGGCGTGGCCGGCATCATGACGTTGTACAACCCGGACCGCGTCGACGTCCCCCTCAGGCGAACCAATCCCCGCAAGGGGCTCGATATCGACCCCGGATGGGTGGAGATCTCCTGGGAAGAGGCCCTCGACACGATCGCCGCCCGATTGAGAAAGATCCGCGAAGAAGACCCCCGCAAGCTCCTCCTCACGGGAACCGTCACGACGCAAGACGAGGTGCCGTTCGCCAAGATCTTCGCCATGGCGTTCGGCACCCCCAACGGCTGGAACTCGGGCGCCGGCAACCACTGCGGCACCGCCGAGCACCTCTACGGCGCCCTGCTGCATGCGTCATGGGCGAAGCAACCCGACCCCGACCACTGCAAATACCTGCTGAACTTCGGCACCGCGGCCGGATTCGGGAGCTACTACTGCGTGACGGGCATGGCCCAGCGTATCGCCGATGCCCGCGTGCGCGGCATGCGCCACGTCGCCATCGATCCGTTCCTGAGCCCGAGCGCGGAGAAAGCCGACGAGTGGATTCCCATCCGTCCCGGGACCGACGGCGCCATGGCGCTCGCGATGCTGCACGTGCTCCTGCACGAGCTGCGCATCTACGACGGCGAATACCTCAAGCGCCACACCAACGCGCCCTATCTTATTGGCGAGGACGGCCTCTACGTCCGCGATTCCGAGCGAAACGTTCCTCTGGTTTGGGACGCGGCGGAAGCACGCGCAAAGCGCTTCGACGCGCCGGAGATCGGAGATTTCGCCCTGGAAGGAGAGTTCAGCGTTGGGGGACGGCGTGCGCGCCCGGCGTTCGCCCTTCTCGAGGATCACTTGCGGCGTTTCACGCCGGAGTGGGCCGAGCCGATCACGACGGTTCCAGCCGCCACCATCCGGCGGATCGCCGGCGAGTTCGGCAGGGAGGCCCGCATCGGCAGCACGATAGTGCTCGACGGCAAGGTCCTTCCATACCGGCCCGTCGCCGTCACCTATTTCAAGGGCGCCCAGGGACACAAGAACGCTCTGTTGAACTGCATGGCCCTGGAGCTGCTGGTCGAGGTGGTCGGGGCTTCCAATGTCCCCGGGGGGCTTCTCGGGATGAACTCCTGCTCTTTCGGCCACCCGGAGACCGGGGAGCCCAGATGGATTCCCAAATCCGATAAAGACGGCCTCCTGGTTGCCGGCAAATGGCCGAACCATCCGCCTCCTTATCCGCCGCGCGAGGTGAAAGGAGCGGAAACCATCGATCTGAGAGGAATGATCCCCACCTGTCCGGGGAGCTCGGGCGCCCTGCCGGCGGTCATGGCCGACCCCGGCCGCTTCAAAGTCCCCTACCGCATCGAGATGAATCTCCAGGTGGGCTCGAACTACGTGATGACTTTTGCCGATCCCGAAGCGGTCGCGAAAGCCTTCCAGGACGTATTCCAGGTTTCCTTTGCTCTTTTCCTCGACGAAGCGACTTACCTCTCGGACATCGTCCTCCCCGCCGCGAGCTACCTGGAACGTTTCAGCCACTCGACCGACTGGATGGCGTCGAACAGCCCCGTCGGTGAATGGTCCTATCACCTGCGCCAGCCGGTGGTCGAAACCATCGGGAAGCGGCGCAGCGTGTGCGAGGTGTTGCTGGATCTCGCCGAGCGGCTCGAGATGCGGGAGGAATTTTACGCCATGATCAACGTCGTGCTCGATCTGAAGCCGCCCCACGCCCTCGATCCCGCGCGGCGGGTCACCTGGGAGCAGATCGTCGACCGGCGCTACCGATCGCTGTTCGGCGATGCGCGCGGCCTGGAGTGGTTCAAGGAGCACGGCCTTCTCAAGTGGCCGAAGAAGATCGAGGAAGTCTACTGGAAACCTTTCTCGCACGCCCGGGTGCCGGTCTATTTCGAATGGTTCAAGCGGCTGGGCGAGAACGTGGCCGCGGCAGCCGCTGGTCTCGGCATCGATATCGACACCACCGCCTTTCAGCCCTTGCCGGAGTGGCGCCCCTGCCGCAGTCACCGCGAGCCTTCCCCCGATCACGACCTCTACGCCATTTATTACAAGTTCCCGCTGCAAACGTTTTCCGGAACTTACGACAATCCCTGGCTCGACGAGGCGTGCGAGATCGACCGGCTTGCTTACCGCGTCGCCATCAATGCCGGGACGGCGGCCGGGAAGGGAATCCGCGACGGAGACTGGCTCGAGATCGAATCGGCCGCAACCGGCCACAAGATCCGCGGCCGGGCCGCCGTGACCGAGGGAATCCACCCGGAGGTGATCGGCATCGCCGGTTGCGGCGGCCACTGGTCGAAATTTCTCCGCGTCGCAAGCCGCGAAGGCAAGGGGCTCTGCTTCGAATGGTTGACCCCCGTCGGACTGGACAATGTCGATATTCCCTCGCTCACGCAGGACCTGTGCGTGAAAGTGAGGGTGCAAAGGGCGGAGCGTGCGGCGTGA
- a CDS encoding molecular chaperone TorD family protein, whose product MQTELELDGTEQTAIGGRSRLYALFSRAFRFPSAERYRQIQAGDLAAEALTAIGLLPFQGLRPGTLGRGTDLSYEAFQSAYMALFEIGGEHGPPAPLYEGEYGGGRLKVMEEVLRFYHFFGLRLSGEKRDRPDHLASELEFMHVLTFKEAEAEVRGESRRPYREAQRDFLRFHLNEFVSAVADKVGANKAPFYPEMARLAAEFCARDLAHLAA is encoded by the coding sequence ATGCAAACTGAACTAGAGCTCGACGGAACCGAGCAGACGGCCATCGGCGGCCGCAGCCGCCTCTACGCGTTGTTCTCCCGGGCTTTCCGCTTCCCCTCGGCGGAGCGGTACCGGCAGATTCAGGCGGGGGATCTGGCGGCCGAGGCACTGACAGCGATCGGGCTTCTCCCCTTCCAGGGCCTTCGGCCCGGTACGCTCGGACGCGGAACCGACCTGAGCTACGAGGCCTTCCAAAGCGCCTACATGGCGCTCTTCGAGATCGGAGGAGAGCACGGGCCGCCGGCTCCGCTCTACGAGGGGGAGTACGGCGGCGGCCGTTTGAAGGTCATGGAGGAGGTGCTGCGCTTCTACCACTTCTTCGGCCTGCGCCTTTCCGGGGAAAAGCGCGATCGCCCGGACCACCTGGCCTCGGAGCTGGAATTCATGCACGTTCTCACCTTCAAGGAAGCAGAGGCGGAGGTCAGGGGCGAGAGCAGGCGTCCGTACCGCGAAGCCCAGCGCGACTTTTTGCGCTTTCATTTGAACGAGTTCGTCTCGGCGGTTGCGGACAAGGTGGGCGCGAACAAGGCGCCGTTCTATCCGGAGATGGCGCGGCTCGCGGCCGAGTTCTGCGCGCGAGATCTGGCGCATTTGGCGGCGTAG
- a CDS encoding 4Fe-4S dicluster domain-containing protein produces the protein MRYGMVIDLKRCVGCAGCALVCKAENATPPGVVWLRVVKHESGRYPHARRTAMPLQCMHCANPPCLKVCPTGATFKRPNGIVDIDPEKCVGCRYCMMACPYDQRFYVAEVRSYFEGGRTPYEETGYLRHPERVVSKCNFCVPRLEQGLQPACVANCMTGARTFGDLDDPESEVCKLIRDRGGYRLYPELGTDPSVYYLPP, from the coding sequence GTGAGATACGGAATGGTGATCGACCTGAAAAGGTGCGTCGGCTGCGCCGGCTGCGCGCTCGTTTGCAAGGCCGAAAACGCCACGCCCCCCGGGGTGGTATGGCTCAGAGTGGTCAAGCACGAGTCCGGAAGGTATCCCCACGCAAGGCGCACCGCGATGCCGCTTCAATGCATGCACTGCGCGAACCCGCCGTGCCTTAAGGTTTGCCCCACCGGCGCGACTTTCAAGCGGCCGAACGGGATCGTCGATATCGATCCCGAAAAGTGCGTGGGCTGCCGTTACTGCATGATGGCGTGTCCTTACGACCAGCGATTCTATGTCGCCGAGGTGCGATCCTACTTCGAGGGTGGCCGTACTCCCTACGAGGAAACGGGCTACCTGCGGCACCCGGAGCGGGTGGTTTCCAAGTGCAACTTCTGCGTTCCCCGGCTGGAGCAGGGCCTGCAGCCCGCGTGCGTCGCCAACTGTATGACCGGAGCTCGAACTTTCGGCGACCTCGACGATCCCGAGAGCGAGGTCTGCAAGTTGATTCGCGATCGCGGCGGCTACCGGCTCTACCCGGAGCTGGGGACCGACCCTTCGGTGTACTATTTGCCGCCGTAG
- a CDS encoding 4Fe-4S dicluster domain-containing protein has product MPEPKRQIAFVIDLNKCMGCHTCTIACKTLWTNDKGMDHMWWMKVNTMPGRGYPRDWEAMGGGYNGDGTVKLGRRPEEADYGKPMQFNYEEVFYGGRGSEVHLAPREKPEWGPNWEEDIASGEYPNAYFFYMPRMCNHCGRPACADACPHGAIVKREADGVVLVADESKCGSCADPVCMKGCPYKEVYLNPVRGVAQKCDACVSRMEREVAPACVRQCPGRCIWVGFLDDTGGPVHKLVKEWKVALPLHAEFGTRPNVYYVPPLAPPRLDPDGNVDPSQPRIPAGYLRKLFGSELDAALDRLKAELEKKRKKEESELMDILIARRWQELLGPFPRDPSEVQA; this is encoded by the coding sequence ATGCCCGAGCCCAAAAGACAAATCGCGTTCGTGATCGACCTGAACAAGTGCATGGGCTGTCACACCTGCACGATCGCCTGCAAGACTCTCTGGACCAACGACAAAGGCATGGACCACATGTGGTGGATGAAGGTCAACACGATGCCGGGCAGGGGCTATCCCAGAGACTGGGAGGCGATGGGGGGCGGCTATAACGGCGACGGGACCGTCAAGCTCGGTAGAAGACCCGAGGAGGCGGACTACGGCAAGCCCATGCAATTCAATTACGAGGAGGTCTTCTATGGAGGTCGGGGCAGCGAGGTCCACCTCGCGCCCAGAGAAAAGCCGGAGTGGGGGCCCAACTGGGAAGAGGATATCGCCAGCGGAGAGTACCCCAACGCCTATTTTTTCTACATGCCGCGCATGTGCAATCACTGCGGCCGTCCGGCTTGCGCCGATGCCTGTCCGCACGGGGCCATCGTCAAGCGCGAAGCCGACGGGGTCGTGCTCGTGGCCGACGAGAGCAAGTGCGGGAGCTGCGCCGACCCCGTCTGCATGAAGGGCTGCCCCTACAAGGAAGTCTATCTGAACCCGGTGCGCGGGGTGGCGCAAAAATGCGATGCCTGCGTTTCCCGCATGGAGCGTGAGGTGGCTCCCGCCTGCGTGCGGCAGTGCCCCGGGCGCTGTATCTGGGTCGGCTTCCTGGACGATACCGGCGGGCCCGTGCACAAGCTGGTCAAGGAATGGAAGGTGGCGCTCCCCTTGCACGCGGAGTTCGGCACCAGACCGAACGTCTACTACGTCCCACCGCTGGCGCCGCCCCGGCTGGATCCCGACGGCAACGTCGATCCCTCCCAACCGCGAATTCCTGCCGGGTACCTTCGCAAACTGTTCGGTTCGGAGCTTGACGCCGCCCTCGACCGGCTCAAGGCCGAGCTGGAGAAGAAAAGAAAAAAAGAAGAATCCGAGCTGATGGACATCCTGATCGCGCGCAGGTGGCAGGAGCTTTTGGGTCCTTTTCCCAGAGACCCCAGCGAGGTCCAGGCGTAA
- a CDS encoding MoaD/ThiS family protein, which produces MRVEVRFYGFIRDAASSSSRHFELSDRGSVRELLNAIIDRFGEKLRDRLLTRAGDLETNVQIFVEGERVAEIDRPLADGRGEVEVRVFVLSATAGG; this is translated from the coding sequence TTGCGCGTCGAAGTCCGGTTTTACGGCTTCATCCGGGACGCCGCTTCCTCTTCGAGTCGTCATTTCGAGCTATCCGACCGTGGCTCGGTGCGGGAGCTGTTGAACGCAATCATCGATCGGTTCGGCGAAAAACTGCGGGACCGGCTGCTCACCAGGGCCGGCGACCTGGAGACAAACGTGCAGATCTTCGTGGAAGGCGAGCGCGTCGCCGAAATCGACCGCCCGCTTGCCGACGGCCGCGGCGAGGTCGAGGTCAGAGTTTTCGTCTTGTCGGCGACCGCAGGAGGCTAG